CCCAAGGTCATCTCAATCTGTTGGAATCTTGTCCCCGTAAGTTTCAGCATCGCTATCTGGATCGGCTTGACACATCCGTAGGCATCGATGCCCATCCCCACCAGCAGCTCGGCTCCCAATTTCACCAACTGATGCAACAGCAGTCCTTGGGACTCCCCATTGAACCCTTGCTAGCTACAGATGATCGCTTGCAGGCGTGGTTCGAGGCTTTTCTACAGCATCCACCCCAGATGATCGAGGGAGCACAGGACAGTGAGCATCAGCGCTTGTACTGGCAAGATGGGTTTGTGCTGGTAGCTATTTACGATTTACTGATCCAAAATTCTAATCAGGCTCAAATTGTGGATTGGAAAACCTACGCCCTCCCCAAACAGGCCGATCGCCTGCGCAACCATTGGCAAACCCAGCTTTATCTTTATGTATTGGCAGAAACCAGTGAATATCAGCCTGACCAACTTTCTATGACCTACTGGTTTGCTGAAGCCTCGGCGCAATCCGATGGCAAAACCAATTTCCTAACCTTCCCCTACTCAGAAGCCCAGCACCAAAAAACCCAGCAATCTTTGACTGATCTACTAGCTAAGTTACGGCAGGAATTGACGGACTACGAAACGGGTGAGGCGATGCCACAAGTGGCTTTGAAAGATGGCAAATGCGTTTCCCCTAAGCACCAATGCGAGTTTGCGGAGCGATGCCAAAGACGACTGGAAGAAGAGGCAGCTATTGCGTTGCAGGAGTCATTAGCGGATATTGAGGCGATGCCAGAACTTCCTGTCGCGGATACTCTATCGGATTAGAGTCTTGCCAGTTGTGGATGGCGGGTTTACTCCGGCTTAAACCCATGCAAAGACATTCATTAGCAACCAGTTCTGAATTTGGGGCAGGTAATAGGCACAGAGGCCACCGGTAAGGACACCAAATAAATGGCCCTGCCAAGAGACACCTCGTTGTAATGGCAGAATACCCCAGAGGGTGCTGCCGTACAGTAAGCCGACTAGGATTGTGGTTGCGATCGCAACCAAGCTTTGCTCTACATAGCCATTGGTCAGCAAGAACCCCAGATAGCCAAACACCAATCCACTCGCCCCAATGTGATTCGATTTAGCCCCCGCGAACAGCCAGACGCCTAGACCTCCGATTAGCCACACTGCAGCGGTGACTATCACAAACACTTGGGTCGAGCGCACCAAGATCAGCCAGCCCAGCACCACGAGGGGCACGGTATTCATTGACAGATGACGAAGATTGCCATGGAGCAGCGGGGCCAGCAAAATTCCTCGCAAGCCCAGCCATCGGCGAGGCAAAATGCCAAATCGATTCAGCCAGCCTTTAAATATCAAAGTATCTGCAATCTCTAGAACCCAGAGCACGCTTATAAAACCGCCCAAAATGCGACCATGTAGTGCCCATTCTGGATAAGTCACGAAGGCATCGAAGTGCATAAACGTTTCAACCCAACCCTATTGATTCAGTGAGGGGGTTCAACAGACCCTCCAACAACCTAGCAATCCTTAGGAGAAACATCATGAAAAAGCAACTTTTACTGGCCTTAGCCCTGAGCGGTACCGTGACCGGAGCCATCACCACCCTGCAAGCGCCAGCCAAAGCCCAATCCCTCAATTGTGCTCAAGTTCAGAATCTAGGCACTCGCTACAACGATCAGTTACTGAATGCCGTCAATGGCAAAGTGGCCGGTAAAACCCATCGCATTAATAGACGCAAAAAGCTGCGGATTAATCGAGTAGATGCTGTGCAGTTTAATGGCTGTCGCATGAACGTCAGAGCCAATGTCACCCTCAAACGCAAGATTCGCCGGGATGCTCATGGCACAGTCAAAATGCGGGCTAGAGTGTCTTCTTTAGATTTGGCCCAACGGAAAATCTGCTACGACAGTGCCCGAGTGACCGATGTAAACCTCAGCCGTACCCTGGGCATTGGGGAAAGAGTCTACAAGTGGGTTGCCAATATCGTCCTCCCTAACCGTGGCTGTTACACCCTCCGTTAAGGAGAACACTATGCCGCAGGATAACTTCTCAAGAGTTGGCTCATTATCGAACAAGGCTAACTCTTGAAAGAAGGGGGTGACCAACGGTAACTGAGTATCTTTGACTCACTCAACTCTTCAGGCAGCACTTCTCTATAAATTAGAGTCAGATTTCAGTCGCTAGGGTAAAAGAAACTCAGGAATCTCCAAAACATGCCAATAGACCAGGCCAACAATGACGATGGTATAGAGGGTTGAACTGCCCAGTCCTATCCAGAGTTCTCGTTGCCAGGATCGGGGTTGTTCAGCCATCACCATATCCAAAGCGCCGGATTGCATCATCAATATCCCCAAAACATTAGAGAGCCAATATCCTGCAATGGTTGCTGGCAAAAAGGCATCAGGATAAGCCCAGCCCACGGCATAACCCAAGACATACGCAATGGGCAAATTGAAAAATAGATCGTTCCACCAAGACAGAGGCGAGAGCATATAGCCCACACCAATCAGCAGAGTATTTTTGACCGTCTTACCGTTGAACAGTTGGGTGAGAAAAGGCATAAAACAGATGAAACGCCGCTCAAATACGATATCAAATCAACTCAGACTGAGCTGAAACTTCACAGCCTGCCCCGTAGATGGGCTCACCCTAGATCCTGAGTTATGTGCGGAAGTCTCTTCAGTCCGCTCTAGACCTATAAAATCTTCTCTAGCAGTGAAAGCTAGATAATATGCAAAATCTGCGTCGTATCGATGCCAAAATCGAATATTAATGAGCAGAATGTTCACATAGAACAGCTACAGTAAGGCTCGGCATGGGATTTTAACCCCTGCAATAGGTATCGCACAGCACTTTCGGTTCAACACTCCTACCCAACGTCATATCTATTGCTCATGACTCTGACGCAATTTTTCTTACCGCACTAGAGCGTCGAGTTCATTCCATCTAGAGGATTCTAGGACAACTCATGAGCTATATCCATGTTCTACTAGAGTATTTAATCGGCCAGTTCCCCTGCTTGCAAGGGTGTCGATTGGTATACGATCCTGGCTCCAAAACACTTTACGTAGACTGTCAGCATCTCAACATTCACGAATTTATGGTGAAGGAAATAGAAACGATTTCCCTACTCGATATTGGGGTTGCCCATTTCATCATCACCGTCCCTAACGCAACCGATATTGTTCGAGACTAAAATTTCAGCGTCTTTGCCAAAACGTTTCAATCCAGCACCCCCCTAGGGGAAATGATCTACAGAAGATACCCCCAGAGGGTTTATTTGGACTGGATATTATGCGAGTGATTCAGTGTTTTGCTCCGCCAGGAAGCATAAGGCTTGAAATCTTAAAAATGTGAGCTGCTCATAGAACGGATTCAGCTTACACAGGGGCGGAATGCGCATCACCGGATGTCCAAACACTGCAATGGTTCGCGCAAACGGGCACTGGGCAGGTATAAATCGACAAAGCCAATTGGCTTGGCGACGATCATCAACATGAATCGTTTCCAGCCAGTGGCGTATGCCATCTAGAAGGTGGATATTGAATTTGATCACGACTGTAGGCTCCTGGTCACAGAGCAACAATGGTTACTTCTGTGAAAATTGAGAATAAATAATGAGGCTTGGTATTGGCCTGAAGCGTTTTGCTCAGAGAATAGCGTGACTGACTAATCGCTATCATCACGTTCGTTTGTTGCCACAGGAAATATTGCCACTCTTCATCCTATAATTAAGCCCAAAAAATTCAGTATTCGTCACTACAGAGTGCAAAAGAATTTTTTGTGACAGCATTGGCTCAGGTTTCTCTAGCCATGCTCAGGTGTACTGCCTTATGAGGGTATGACCACCTGTCTTGTACATGTAGATTCTGCATGAAATGCATGTAGCTCTTGCTAGCACACTGCCGTCTTGGTGTGTATAGATACGAAAGTCAAGGGAAATTCTCCGTAATCTGCCTAAATACCCTTCAAATGCAAGGCAATTGTTTTGGCAGTCGATGACTGCCAATCGGTAGATGGAGATTGAGCATTGATGACACAGACCCTAGCCAGTGGCCCAGACGAACAACATCCACTTTCGGTCCCGTCCACATCCCCTGAAGCGGTAGAAAAACGCGAACTGACCTACTCTCAATTGGTCATGTATGCCGCTCTCATTGGTGTATTTGGGGGACTGGTTGCCACAGCGTATTACTTTGTTTTAGAAACCCTGATGCATGGCGTTTGGCATACCATACCCGATCGGGTAGTACCCTATTTTCCCAGTTGGCTCCCTCAAAAACACTACGTTTGGATTGCCTCTACCATCGGTGGCTTCTGCGTCGGGCTTGTTCTGTTCTTTATGGGCCTGCCAGGAGAGATGGCCCAAGTCGTCGATAAAATTCACAGCCCTGGCAAAATTGATATCCGCAAAACCCCAGCTATGATTATTGCGTCTTTGGTGGCAATTACCTCAGGGGGTAGTGCTGGGCCAGAAGCACCTTTGGTTCAGGTGAATGGTAGCTTTGGTAGCTGGCTGGGAGAAAAATTGCAGCTCACTACCACTTCGGTACGGGTGCTGACTTTTTGTGGCATGAGTGCAGCCTTGGGTGCTTTTTTTGGAGCGCCCATTGGTGCCGCCCTATTCGCTTTAGAAATTCCCCATCGTAAGGGTCTGGAATATTACGAAGCGATTGCCCCAGCCGTCGTTTCCGCGATTTTTTCCTTTGCTGTCTTTCGCATCAATACTGGCATGACCATCGGCGGTTTCTATCATTTCGAAACAGTGCCACCTTTAACACCCATCAACTTACTGGAAGGATTAGTGCTGGGAGTGATTGGTGCTGGTGTTGCAGTGATGTTTATCGGCATATTTCGCTTGGTGGGCCATTTGCTCGCTCCCCTAGAACATTCTCGAATTCTCTTAGCCACCCTGGGAGGTCTAACCATTGGTTTAATTGCCTTGGCCTTTCCCCAAACGCTATTTTTCAGCGAAGAGCAGATTCATACAGTGATTGAAACGGGCGCAACCTTAGGGATTAGCTTTTTGCTAATGATCGCAGTAGCCAAGATGTTTGCCATTAGCGTGACGCTCCATTCTGGCTTTTTAGGTGGATTTATTTTTCCTCTATTTTTCATTGGTGCAAATGTCGGTCTAGCGATTTCCCTGATGGTGCCTCAGGTTCATCCCACATTGGGCATGGTCTGCTTAATGGCTGCGGTGAATGTGGCGGTGACGAAAACTCCCGTGAGCACTAGCATTATTCTCAGTGTGTTGTCTGGTACGGCGATGCTGCCCGTCATTGTGATTGCTAGCTTTGTGAGCTTTTTACTGACAAGCCAAATTGCCATGATCAAAACCCAACGGTCCCGAGAGTTAGAAGGATTTCCAACACCTGCTCTGTCAACCTCTGAATTGACTCCTAGCTTGACGTCTAGTCCCGCATCTCTAGCAATCGAGTAGGGCTGCTCAAGCCTGCCATCCTATCGTTCTGACAAAATTTGGGAGTTCCAACCATTGCGTTAAGCAATATCCATTTCTGAACGACTCAGTCAAGCTTGGTCATAATGGTTGTATTCTCTCAAGTGGTTTATAACTAACCATTAGACACATAATGTCGGATTCCATTTTTGCGCTGTTTCTGGGATTTGGATTTATCTGGATCATGATGGGTGTGGGAGGTATGGTTTTGCTAATGAAGTCTCAAAACCAACCTCTCCGCTTTAACCGGGATGGCATACTCGTCTTCCTGCCCATTGTTTTAGTATTTCTGATTGCCCTCAGCTTTGGGGCAGTAGTATTAGCCAAAAGTGGCTAGAAAGTAGCATTCTTCCTGAAGGCATGACCTTGGTGTTACTCATGAAACGTCATATAGATGCTGTGATCTTTGACCTCGATCAAACGCTGCTGGATCGTGAACGGTCTTTACGAGACTTCATCAGTTGGCAATGTCACAGCATGCTAAGTCCATACCTTGAGAATAAATTGGATTTCATTGCTCGCTTTATCGAGCTAGATGCAAATGGCACCCTTTGGAAAGATAAAGTCTACGCTGCTCTCATTGATGAGTTCACTTTGACAGAGTGGTCTGTTAATGAGTTGCTGGGCGTCTAT
The Acaryochloris marina S15 genome window above contains:
- a CDS encoding rhomboid family intramembrane serine protease; this translates as MHFDAFVTYPEWALHGRILGGFISVLWVLEIADTLIFKGWLNRFGILPRRWLGLRGILLAPLLHGNLRHLSMNTVPLVVLGWLILVRSTQVFVIVTAAVWLIGGLGVWLFAGAKSNHIGASGLVFGYLGFLLTNGYVEQSLVAIATTILVGLLYGSTLWGILPLQRGVSWQGHLFGVLTGGLCAYYLPQIQNWLLMNVFAWV
- a CDS encoding PD-(D/E)XK nuclease family protein; amino-acid sequence: MQNTHQPIWQLSQGHLNLLESCPRKFQHRYLDRLDTSVGIDAHPHQQLGSQFHQLMQQQSLGLPIEPLLATDDRLQAWFEAFLQHPPQMIEGAQDSEHQRLYWQDGFVLVAIYDLLIQNSNQAQIVDWKTYALPKQADRLRNHWQTQLYLYVLAETSEYQPDQLSMTYWFAEASAQSDGKTNFLTFPYSEAQHQKTQQSLTDLLAKLRQELTDYETGEAMPQVALKDGKCVSPKHQCEFAERCQRRLEEEAAIALQESLADIEAMPELPVADTLSD
- a CDS encoding chloride channel protein; protein product: MTQTLASGPDEQHPLSVPSTSPEAVEKRELTYSQLVMYAALIGVFGGLVATAYYFVLETLMHGVWHTIPDRVVPYFPSWLPQKHYVWIASTIGGFCVGLVLFFMGLPGEMAQVVDKIHSPGKIDIRKTPAMIIASLVAITSGGSAGPEAPLVQVNGSFGSWLGEKLQLTTTSVRVLTFCGMSAALGAFFGAPIGAALFALEIPHRKGLEYYEAIAPAVVSAIFSFAVFRINTGMTIGGFYHFETVPPLTPINLLEGLVLGVIGAGVAVMFIGIFRLVGHLLAPLEHSRILLATLGGLTIGLIALAFPQTLFFSEEQIHTVIETGATLGISFLLMIAVAKMFAISVTLHSGFLGGFIFPLFFIGANVGLAISLMVPQVHPTLGMVCLMAAVNVAVTKTPVSTSIILSVLSGTAMLPVIVIASFVSFLLTSQIAMIKTQRSRELEGFPTPALSTSELTPSLTSSPASLAIE
- a CDS encoding Mo-dependent nitrogenase C-terminal domain-containing protein, whose amino-acid sequence is MIKFNIHLLDGIRHWLETIHVDDRRQANWLCRFIPAQCPFARTIAVFGHPVMRIPPLCKLNPFYEQLTFLRFQALCFLAEQNTESLA